One Lottiidibacillus patelloidae genomic region harbors:
- a CDS encoding DEAD/DEAH box helicase — translation MTTGFTKFNIAKDITNAIEEMGFEQPSPIQEKVIPVILEKVDVIGQAQTGTGKTAAFGIPLIEKTTPKNEVQAIVLTPTRELAMQVAGEIQKIAKHKRTRVLPIYGGQSIEMQIKALKRGVQIVIGTPGRVLDHLRRKTLKLDKIHTFILDEADEMLNMGFISDIEEIIGQANNDRQTLLFSATMPHEIKRLARNYMKSPRIVSATPNKVTATKVDQVYYQTFDKNKVDTLCRILDSNEIDLGIIFSRTKKGVAELTESLQARGYVTDGLHGDLTQMQRDKVMNKFRMCKIDFLIATDVAARGIDVENVTHVINYDIPQDPESYVHRIGRTGRAGRQGIAITLVTPAEMKHLRSIESEIGMPLEQGKVPTMKEVVIKRSQVWKKQIIETINKGEADDAFTPLINELLENHEPKDVLHAMMKLAFSYDGIEEEPMDFGDTGGKPGMVRFFLNVGRSANLQPKMLAEEIAKSTGISAHTVGRIDMFDKFTFFEIPKEPAPFVYESLKQTRLNGMRIFIQPAKPRNS, via the coding sequence ATGACTACAGGATTTACGAAATTTAACATAGCAAAAGACATTACGAATGCAATTGAGGAGATGGGCTTTGAACAACCATCACCTATCCAAGAAAAAGTAATACCAGTTATATTAGAAAAAGTGGATGTAATTGGCCAAGCACAAACTGGTACGGGGAAAACTGCAGCATTTGGTATTCCATTAATTGAAAAAACGACGCCAAAAAATGAAGTGCAGGCAATTGTTTTAACACCAACACGTGAATTAGCAATGCAAGTTGCTGGAGAAATTCAAAAAATCGCTAAGCATAAGCGTACAAGAGTGTTGCCTATTTATGGAGGGCAATCTATTGAAATGCAAATTAAAGCGTTAAAACGAGGTGTACAGATCGTTATCGGTACGCCTGGGCGTGTGTTGGACCACTTGCGTAGAAAAACGTTAAAGTTAGACAAAATCCATACATTTATTTTAGATGAAGCTGATGAAATGCTTAACATGGGTTTTATTAGTGATATTGAAGAAATTATTGGGCAAGCAAATAATGACAGACAAACGTTATTGTTTTCTGCTACTATGCCACATGAAATTAAGCGTTTAGCTAGAAATTATATGAAGAGCCCAAGAATTGTTTCTGCAACACCAAATAAAGTAACTGCAACTAAAGTTGATCAAGTATACTATCAAACATTTGATAAAAACAAAGTTGATACACTTTGCCGTATTTTAGATAGTAATGAAATAGACTTAGGAATCATCTTCTCTCGTACGAAAAAAGGTGTAGCGGAATTAACGGAAAGCTTGCAAGCTCGTGGTTACGTAACGGATGGATTGCACGGCGATTTAACTCAAATGCAACGTGATAAAGTAATGAATAAATTTCGCATGTGTAAAATTGATTTCTTAATCGCAACGGATGTTGCTGCACGTGGAATTGACGTAGAAAATGTTACACATGTTATTAACTATGATATTCCACAAGACCCTGAAAGTTATGTTCACCGAATCGGCAGAACTGGTCGTGCAGGAAGACAGGGAATTGCGATTACACTAGTAACACCTGCAGAAATGAAGCACTTACGATCGATTGAATCAGAGATTGGAATGCCACTTGAACAAGGTAAAGTGCCGACAATGAAAGAAGTAGTAATCAAAAGGTCTCAAGTGTGGAAAAAACAAATTATTGAGACAATTAATAAAGGGGAAGCAGATGATGCTTTCACACCTTTAATTAATGAGTTGTTGGAAAATCACGAGCCAAAAGACGTTCTTCATGCAATGATGAAATTGGCATTTTCTTATGATGGTATCGAAGAAGAGCCGATGGACTTTGGAGACACGGGTGGAAAACCTGGAATGGTACGTTTCTTCTTAAATGTAGGGCGAAGTGCAAACTTGCAGCCTAAAATGCTTGCGGAAGAAATTGCTAAATCAACAGGCATTTCAGCCCATACTGTAGGCAGAATTGATATGTTCGATAAGTTTACTTTCTTTGAAATTCCGAAAGAGCCAGCTCCTTTCGTTTACGAATCATTAAAACAGACGAGACTTAATGGCATGCGTATCTTTATCCAACCTGCGAAACCTCGAAATAGTTAA
- the ymfI gene encoding elongation factor P 5-aminopentanone reductase → MNKTLLITGASGDIGQAIARELATQYQTIYLHYNKNRQSVEEMKKELNLKGINVFLVQANFSKREGVSTALKQIHDPIDTIIHNSGSSQFGLVTDLENEEVETFVQLHVTSPFLLSKALLPNMIREKQGKIVVVSSIWGLTGAACEVLYSMVKGSQNAFVKGLAKEVARSGVSVNAVAPGAIETKMMSGFSEVEKDDLADEIPQGRLGTPSEVANVVAFLTSEKSTYINGQIISINGAWHC, encoded by the coding sequence TTGAATAAAACATTACTGATAACAGGAGCAAGTGGTGACATTGGTCAAGCTATCGCGCGTGAACTTGCAACGCAATACCAAACCATTTATTTACATTACAATAAAAATCGTCAGTCAGTTGAAGAAATGAAAAAGGAACTTAACCTAAAAGGAATAAATGTATTTCTAGTTCAGGCCAACTTCTCTAAAAGAGAGGGTGTTTCAACTGCCCTTAAGCAAATACATGATCCAATTGATACTATCATACATAATAGTGGTTCAAGTCAATTTGGTCTTGTGACAGATTTAGAAAATGAGGAGGTTGAAACTTTTGTTCAGCTTCACGTAACTAGTCCTTTCTTATTGTCAAAAGCATTATTACCAAACATGATAAGGGAGAAACAGGGGAAAATTGTTGTTGTTTCTTCTATTTGGGGGCTAACTGGTGCTGCATGTGAAGTTTTATATTCAATGGTAAAAGGTAGCCAAAATGCTTTTGTAAAAGGATTAGCAAAAGAAGTGGCTAGAAGCGGTGTATCCGTTAATGCAGTGGCTCCAGGCGCTATTGAAACAAAAATGATGAGTGGATTTTCAGAAGTTGAAAAAGATGACTTAGCTGATGAAATTCCTCAAGGTAGATTAGGTACACCTAGCGAAGTTGCAAATGTCGTGGCATTTTTAACCTCTGAAAAATCAACATACATTAATGGGCAAATTATCTCGATAAATGGAGCTTGGCATTGTTAA
- the yfmH gene encoding EF-P 5-aminopentanol modification-associated protein YfmH, translating into MREIVFEQLNETLYYEKLENGLDVYILPKEGFNKTYATFTTKYGSIDNHFVPLKEKDAIRVPDGIAHFLEHKLFEKEDGDVFQSFSKQGASANAFTSFTRTAYLFSSTSNVLPNLETLLDFVQEPYFTDQTVEKEKGIIGQEIRMYDDNADTRLFYGLIGNMYHNHPVKIDIAGTIESISETTKEHLYQCYETFYHPSNMLLFVVGPVNPNEYFSFIKENQQKKQFEKEQPIQRFFENEPEAVVKAKSEIKMPIQTPKCMIGYKAKKPNRKGNELLKHELTANVALDMLFGQSSPHYTMLYEKGLIDDSFSFDYTEEYGFGFAMIGGDTTDPDGFEKAIKNIIAEQKANGFDEKVLDRIRKKKIGSFLRALNSPEYIANQFTRYKFNDMDLFAIVNVLESMTIKDVNDVLHVLFEKDRETVFTIMPK; encoded by the coding sequence ATGAGAGAGATAGTCTTTGAGCAGTTAAATGAAACATTGTATTACGAAAAACTAGAAAACGGCTTAGATGTTTATATTTTACCGAAAGAAGGGTTCAATAAAACATACGCTACCTTCACTACTAAATACGGTTCGATCGACAATCATTTCGTTCCCTTGAAAGAAAAAGATGCAATTAGAGTTCCAGACGGTATTGCACATTTCTTAGAGCATAAATTATTTGAAAAAGAAGATGGAGATGTGTTCCAATCGTTTAGTAAACAAGGTGCATCTGCGAATGCATTTACATCATTTACGAGAACTGCCTATTTATTTTCAAGTACATCAAATGTACTTCCTAATTTAGAAACGCTATTGGACTTCGTGCAAGAGCCATACTTTACCGACCAGACAGTTGAAAAGGAAAAAGGTATAATCGGTCAAGAAATTCGAATGTACGACGACAATGCGGATACAAGGCTGTTTTATGGTTTGATAGGAAACATGTATCACAATCACCCAGTTAAGATAGATATTGCTGGGACAATTGAATCAATTTCAGAAACTACAAAAGAGCATTTATATCAATGTTATGAAACATTCTACCACCCAAGTAATATGCTATTGTTTGTTGTAGGACCTGTTAATCCAAATGAATATTTTTCATTTATTAAAGAAAATCAACAGAAGAAGCAGTTTGAAAAAGAACAACCAATTCAACGATTCTTTGAGAATGAGCCTGAGGCAGTAGTTAAAGCAAAAAGTGAAATAAAAATGCCTATCCAAACACCAAAATGTATGATTGGGTATAAGGCAAAAAAACCTAATCGAAAAGGCAATGAATTATTAAAACATGAGCTTACTGCCAACGTTGCTTTGGATATGTTATTTGGTCAAAGTTCACCACATTACACAATGTTGTATGAAAAAGGATTAATTGATGATTCCTTTTCGTTTGACTATACAGAAGAATATGGTTTTGGTTTTGCGATGATTGGCGGAGATACAACTGATCCTGACGGCTTTGAAAAAGCAATAAAAAATATTATTGCTGAACAAAAGGCGAATGGGTTTGATGAGAAAGTTCTCGACCGGATTCGTAAAAAGAAAATTGGATCTTTTTTAAGGGCACTTAATTCACCTGAGTATATTGCCAACCAATTTACGAGATATAAGTTCAATGACATGGATTTATTTGCTATAGTGAATGTATTGGAGAGCATGACGATTAAAGACGTAAATGATGTCTTACATGTATTATTTGAAAAAGATAGAGAAACAGTTTTTACAATTATGCCAAAGTAA
- a CDS encoding PadR family transcriptional regulator, with protein MEVNKEVLKGHIDTLILSLLHKKEMYGYELAKYVREKSKEQFELKEGTLYLSLKRLEKNKWISSYWGDENGPGGRRKYYKLTPLGKEGLESKRLEWIFVKDIIDSFLDGREH; from the coding sequence TTGGAAGTTAATAAAGAAGTATTAAAAGGCCATATTGATACGCTAATTCTTTCTCTATTACATAAAAAAGAAATGTATGGTTATGAGCTTGCAAAATACGTAAGAGAAAAAAGCAAAGAACAATTTGAACTAAAAGAAGGAACGCTATATTTATCGTTAAAGCGTTTGGAGAAGAATAAATGGATATCTTCTTATTGGGGCGATGAAAATGGGCCAGGAGGAAGAAGAAAATACTACAAATTAACTCCTTTAGGTAAAGAAGGATTAGAATCCAAGCGATTAGAATGGATTTTTGTAAAAGATATTATTGATTCGTTTTTAGATGGGAGAGAACATTAA
- a CDS encoding competence/damage-inducible protein A, whose protein sequence is MNAEIIAIGSELLLGQIANTNAQYISKKLAELGVNVYYHQVVGDNKDRLKNLVESAKNRSDLIIFTGGLGPTKDDLTKETIASCLNKKLVLDHRALELIKDYFVKVNRDMTENNKKQALVIEGSHVLANDFGMAPGMAIKVDKKTFMLFPGPPKELYPMFDNYAVPYIKQHIGESNVIHSKVLRFFGIGEAQLETELEDLLEEQTNPTIAPLAGEGEVTLRLTAKHDTIHGAAELIDRLEQKVRKKVGQYIYGIDDTSLPQEVIKKLTATQYTLAAAESLTGGLFSKEMTEFPGASSFYSGGIVSYTNEMKTNVLNISQDLLQKYGAVSEQCAIKMAEEVRLLCNADIGISFTGVAGPEPLESKAVGTVFIAIAMKNKKTEVFSINLAGSREAIRVRTIKYGYYYLLKQLQL, encoded by the coding sequence ATGAATGCTGAAATTATTGCAATTGGCTCTGAGTTATTGTTAGGGCAAATTGCAAATACCAATGCGCAATACATTTCAAAAAAACTCGCTGAATTAGGGGTAAATGTCTATTATCACCAAGTGGTAGGCGATAATAAGGACCGGCTAAAAAATTTAGTTGAGTCAGCTAAAAATAGATCTGATCTCATTATTTTTACAGGTGGACTTGGACCGACTAAAGATGATCTAACTAAAGAAACGATAGCTTCATGCTTAAATAAGAAGTTAGTATTAGATCATCGTGCACTAGAACTTATTAAAGACTATTTTGTAAAGGTCAATAGAGATATGACCGAAAATAATAAGAAACAAGCATTAGTCATAGAAGGAAGTCATGTCCTAGCAAATGATTTCGGTATGGCTCCAGGTATGGCTATTAAAGTTGATAAAAAAACCTTTATGCTTTTCCCTGGGCCACCGAAGGAATTATATCCAATGTTTGATAATTATGCTGTTCCTTATATAAAACAACATATAGGTGAATCGAATGTTATTCATTCGAAAGTTTTGCGTTTCTTTGGAATAGGTGAGGCGCAATTAGAAACAGAATTAGAAGATTTATTGGAAGAACAAACGAATCCTACGATTGCCCCTTTAGCCGGTGAGGGTGAAGTTACATTACGCTTAACTGCTAAGCACGACACAATTCACGGGGCCGCAGAGCTAATCGATCGGTTAGAGCAAAAGGTGAGAAAAAAAGTAGGGCAATATATTTATGGTATTGATGATACTTCTCTTCCACAAGAAGTGATAAAAAAATTAACTGCTACTCAATACACTTTGGCAGCCGCGGAAAGTTTGACTGGTGGACTATTCTCAAAGGAAATGACAGAATTCCCTGGCGCTTCTTCTTTTTATAGTGGTGGAATTGTTAGTTATACAAATGAGATGAAAACGAATGTATTAAACATTTCACAAGATCTATTGCAAAAATACGGGGCTGTAAGTGAGCAATGTGCTATAAAAATGGCAGAAGAAGTTCGTTTACTTTGCAATGCAGACATCGGTATTAGTTTTACTGGAGTTGCGGGTCCAGAGCCACTAGAGAGTAAAGCAGTTGGTACTGTTTTCATTGCAATTGCAATGAAAAATAAAAAAACAGAAGTATTCTCAATAAATTTAGCTGGAAGCAGAGAGGCCATCCGTGTTAGAACAATTAAATATGGATATTATTATCTGCTTAAGCAATTGCAATTATAG
- the yfmF gene encoding EF-P 5-aminopentanol modification-associated protein YfmF yields the protein MSAVVHNKVELHGITLHAIETPKYKTNTIVLKCKAPLSEETVTARALIPHVLQSGTKNHPSREKLRSALEELYGATFTVDLSKKGDNHIITFRMDVANEKFLSDQTPLLEKALQLFSDIILQPLVENNAFKESIVEEEKRALKQRIQAIYNDKMRYANMRLIQEMCKEEPYRLNVQGTIEKADSLSANQLYQTYENMLRADCIDLFIVGDIELNKVQQITSKYFKIPEKQKVREDNVVKHIVPNKENVVFEEQEINQGKLHIGYRTNVTFKDEDYYPLQVFNGIYGGFSHSKLFINVREKASLAYYAASRVESHKGLLLVIAGIEFSNYDQALSIIKEQMQAMKSGNFSEEELLQTKSVIRNQILETLDNARGVVEILYHNVIANTDLSIDDMLSGIEKVTKEEVIEVANKIQLDTVYFLRGEGKE from the coding sequence ATGAGCGCTGTTGTACATAACAAAGTAGAATTACATGGCATAACTTTACATGCGATAGAAACCCCAAAGTATAAAACAAATACGATTGTCTTAAAATGTAAAGCTCCTCTTTCGGAAGAAACTGTTACAGCAAGAGCATTAATACCTCATGTTTTACAAAGTGGAACTAAAAATCATCCTAGTCGAGAGAAATTAAGAAGTGCTTTAGAGGAATTATATGGAGCTACGTTTACAGTTGATCTAAGCAAAAAGGGTGATAACCATATCATTACGTTTCGAATGGATGTTGCAAATGAAAAGTTCTTATCAGATCAAACTCCTCTCTTAGAAAAAGCTCTTCAATTGTTTTCAGATATTATTCTACAGCCACTTGTAGAAAACAATGCATTTAAGGAATCGATTGTTGAAGAAGAGAAGCGGGCATTAAAGCAACGTATTCAAGCTATTTATAATGATAAAATGCGTTATGCTAACATGCGTCTAATTCAAGAAATGTGTAAGGAGGAACCTTACCGATTAAATGTGCAAGGAACAATTGAAAAAGCAGATTCGTTAAGTGCTAATCAATTGTATCAGACGTATGAAAATATGTTACGTGCAGATTGTATAGATCTATTCATAGTTGGTGATATCGAATTAAATAAGGTCCAACAAATAACATCTAAATATTTTAAAATTCCTGAGAAACAAAAAGTTAGAGAAGATAACGTAGTGAAACATATCGTTCCGAATAAAGAAAATGTCGTTTTTGAAGAACAAGAAATAAACCAAGGGAAATTACATATTGGCTATCGAACAAATGTAACTTTCAAAGATGAGGATTATTATCCTTTGCAAGTATTCAATGGTATTTACGGTGGATTTTCACATTCAAAGTTATTTATTAACGTTCGTGAAAAAGCTAGCTTAGCGTACTATGCTGCCTCTAGAGTCGAAAGTCATAAAGGATTGTTGCTCGTCATAGCGGGTATTGAATTTTCTAATTATGACCAAGCATTATCAATAATAAAAGAACAAATGCAAGCAATGAAGAGTGGTAACTTTAGCGAAGAAGAATTGTTACAAACGAAATCAGTAATTCGAAACCAAATATTAGAAACGTTAGATAATGCACGGGGAGTAGTAGAAATTTTATATCATAATGTCATTGCTAATACGGATTTATCAATAGATGACATGTTAAGTGGAATTGAAAAAGTTACAAAAGAAGAAGTAATTGAAGTCGCAAATAAAATCCAACTTGACACAGTGTATTTCTTAAGAGGGGAGGGTAAGGAATGA
- a CDS encoding DUF3243 domain-containing protein, translating into MSVLDNWDQWKNFLGDRLQQAQGEGMDGKVISEVAYEVGEYLAEQVQAKNPQEQVLADLWKVASEEEQHAIANMMVKLVQNDGTH; encoded by the coding sequence ATGTCTGTTTTAGACAATTGGGATCAATGGAAAAACTTTTTAGGTGACCGCCTTCAACAGGCGCAAGGTGAAGGTATGGATGGTAAGGTAATTTCAGAGGTTGCTTATGAGGTTGGAGAATATTTAGCAGAACAAGTACAAGCGAAAAATCCACAAGAGCAAGTACTTGCTGACTTGTGGAAAGTAGCTTCTGAAGAAGAGCAGCATGCCATTGCAAACATGATGGTTAAGTTAGTTCAAAACGATGGAACACATTAA
- a CDS encoding DUF3388 domain-containing protein, whose amino-acid sequence MEKKEWYLEYEIHKNRPGLLGDISSLLGMLSVNIIAINGVNDSRRGMLLLSDSKEQMEQIQEILNTIENITVTKLREPKLRDRLAVRHGRYIERDADEKNTFRFVRDELGLLVDFLAELLKKDGHKLIGVRGMPRVGKTESIVASSVCANKRWLFVSSTLLKQTVRKKLASDEYSLNNVFIIDGIVSIKRSDEQHWQLIREIMRIPATKIVEHPDIFVRQTEYTLEDFDYIIELRSDPDEEITYDLIEKEMDKSSDFSNFDF is encoded by the coding sequence ATGGAGAAAAAAGAATGGTACTTAGAGTATGAAATTCATAAAAATCGCCCAGGCTTACTTGGCGACATCTCGTCTTTGTTAGGGATGCTATCTGTAAACATAATTGCAATTAACGGTGTAAATGATAGTAGAAGAGGAATGCTTCTATTAAGTGATAGCAAAGAACAAATGGAACAAATCCAAGAAATTCTTAATACAATTGAAAATATTACTGTAACAAAATTACGAGAACCAAAGCTACGTGATCGTTTAGCAGTTCGCCATGGGCGATATATTGAAAGAGATGCTGATGAGAAAAATACGTTCCGTTTTGTTAGAGATGAACTAGGATTACTCGTGGATTTTTTAGCTGAACTTCTAAAAAAAGATGGTCATAAGCTTATTGGTGTAAGAGGAATGCCGAGAGTTGGTAAGACAGAATCTATTGTCGCTTCTAGTGTTTGTGCTAATAAACGCTGGCTATTTGTTTCTTCCACGTTACTAAAGCAGACGGTTAGAAAAAAATTAGCTTCAGATGAATATAGTTTAAATAACGTTTTTATTATAGATGGGATTGTCTCAATTAAGCGTTCAGATGAACAGCATTGGCAATTAATACGTGAAATAATGCGTATTCCTGCAACTAAAATTGTTGAGCACCCCGATATTTTTGTAAGGCAAACCGAATACACTTTAGAAGACTTTGATTATATTATTGAATTAAGAAGTGATCCAGATGAGGAAATTACATACGATCTCATTGAAAAAGAAATGGATAAAAGTAGTGATTTTTCGAATTTTGACTTTTAG
- a CDS encoding permease prefix domain 1-containing protein, protein MKQVNEFVDYIYADVNEKDATDLKEEMRVHLMESIAELQAEGKSEQEAIHIAFERFGDKKQITRGLFSLFKIHNNLILNIFKASILSLIIGITTLLGLIWTENNFENNFERIDQAARNVSQIMEDSNFSDEKKSQILSMVEGIKEIESFALYFNPTPSIATPKKEIKDKWETAIEYGDLSSSKNNSKSGLIIEKDPYEAYYFELTYKKGFQVDKLYSIPFGFLVVFILLGLTSFFIKINANRKMLNALLK, encoded by the coding sequence ATGAAACAAGTTAATGAATTCGTAGATTATATATATGCTGATGTAAATGAGAAAGACGCTACAGATTTAAAAGAAGAAATGCGTGTTCATTTAATGGAAAGTATTGCAGAGTTGCAAGCTGAAGGGAAATCAGAGCAGGAAGCGATTCATATTGCGTTTGAACGTTTTGGTGATAAAAAGCAAATAACTAGAGGATTATTTAGTCTTTTTAAAATACATAATAATTTAATTTTGAATATATTCAAAGCCTCAATATTATCTCTTATTATAGGTATAACTACTTTACTCGGGTTAATATGGACTGAAAATAATTTTGAAAATAATTTTGAAAGAATAGATCAAGCAGCAAGGAATGTGTCACAGATAATGGAAGATAGTAATTTTTCAGATGAGAAAAAAAGTCAAATCCTTTCGATGGTAGAAGGAATAAAAGAAATAGAGTCTTTTGCTTTATATTTTAATCCTACTCCAAGCATTGCAACTCCAAAAAAAGAAATCAAAGACAAGTGGGAGACGGCAATTGAATATGGAGACTTATCATCAAGCAAAAACAATTCTAAATCTGGATTGATTATTGAGAAAGATCCCTATGAAGCATACTATTTTGAACTAACTTATAAAAAGGGATTTCAAGTCGATAAGCTTTATTCTATTCCATTTGGATTTTTAGTTGTCTTTATCCTTCTAGGATTAACTTCATTTTTTATTAAAATTAATGCTAACAGAAAAATGTTGAATGCTTTACTTAAATAA
- a CDS encoding helix-turn-helix domain-containing protein, producing the protein MTELGKFLVEKRQEKNISLDELQAITKIQKRYLIAVEQGNYELLPGKFYARAFIKTYSEAIGVSPTYVFDTFTADLPTTVEKNAHEGLSRAKKKSNNTLADSKWFTLLPKFLLVCLILGLAASYWVYYQKFNSEPIQQNSDEENNFVDYENGKQDNELDDVDQEDTVDEPETKIEDDVEEEPNFTITLTKNNGEDFHYDLENSEKLSVKITFKGDCYVKIRNGKEHVFLKGTYKKGDVIEEDFSAEELVIMRFGATQQVDMLINDEPFVFDSGKTVQNILITKK; encoded by the coding sequence ATGACTGAATTAGGAAAATTTTTAGTTGAGAAACGCCAAGAGAAAAATATTTCTTTGGACGAGCTTCAGGCGATTACCAAAATCCAAAAACGATATTTAATAGCAGTTGAGCAAGGGAATTATGAACTGTTGCCAGGAAAGTTCTATGCACGAGCGTTCATTAAAACATATTCAGAAGCAATTGGTGTTTCTCCAACGTATGTCTTTGATACGTTTACAGCTGATCTACCTACAACAGTGGAAAAGAATGCCCATGAAGGGTTATCTCGCGCGAAAAAGAAGTCTAATAATACATTAGCTGATTCAAAATGGTTTACACTGCTTCCAAAATTTTTATTAGTTTGTTTGATTTTAGGTTTAGCAGCATCCTATTGGGTTTATTATCAGAAATTCAATTCAGAGCCAATACAACAAAATAGTGATGAAGAAAATAATTTTGTCGATTATGAAAATGGAAAACAAGACAATGAATTAGATGATGTCGACCAGGAAGATACTGTTGATGAGCCTGAAACAAAAATCGAAGATGATGTTGAGGAAGAACCTAACTTTACAATTACCTTAACTAAGAATAACGGAGAAGATTTTCATTATGATCTAGAAAATAGTGAAAAGTTATCTGTTAAAATTACGTTTAAAGGAGATTGTTATGTGAAAATTCGAAATGGTAAAGAACATGTCTTTCTAAAAGGAACTTACAAAAAAGGCGATGTTATAGAAGAAGATTTCTCTGCTGAAGAATTAGTAATTATGCGTTTTGGTGCAACACAACAAGTGGATATGCTAATTAATGATGAACCGTTTGTTTTTGATTCTGGTAAGACCGTTCAAAATATTTTAATTACAAAAAAATAA
- a CDS encoding GntR family transcriptional regulator has product MSIKSDNRHLYLQVIDHLKKDINGGEYKEGEKLPSEFILSKKLGISRATLREALRILEDEGFVTRRHGVGTFVNAKPLFTSGIEELYSVTEMINRVGKKAGTTFLSSNFEEGSEEELKRFNIQEKEDMLVVERVRTADGLPVVYCLDKIPSSVLPEAYQYSEESLFNVLEVEANRHVAYAVTKIEPIGYHEKISPILQCDPETALLVLKQMHYDDGDQPILYSVNYFRADKFSFHVMRKRV; this is encoded by the coding sequence ATGTCAATAAAGTCCGATAATCGCCATTTATATTTACAAGTAATAGACCATTTGAAAAAAGATATTAATGGAGGTGAATACAAAGAAGGTGAAAAACTGCCGTCTGAATTTATCTTGTCAAAAAAATTAGGCATTAGCCGTGCCACATTAAGAGAAGCACTGCGAATTTTGGAAGATGAAGGGTTTGTCACTAGAAGGCATGGCGTAGGTACATTCGTTAATGCAAAGCCACTTTTCACATCTGGGATTGAAGAATTATACAGTGTAACTGAAATGATAAATAGGGTAGGTAAAAAAGCGGGTACGACTTTTTTATCGTCTAATTTTGAAGAAGGCTCAGAGGAAGAGTTAAAAAGGTTTAACATTCAAGAAAAAGAGGATATGCTTGTCGTTGAACGAGTGCGAACAGCCGATGGTTTGCCGGTTGTCTACTGCTTGGATAAAATTCCGTCTTCAGTTCTCCCTGAAGCTTATCAATATTCTGAGGAATCGCTTTTTAATGTGTTAGAAGTAGAGGCGAATCGTCATGTTGCCTATGCAGTTACGAAAATAGAGCCGATCGGCTATCATGAAAAAATCTCACCAATCTTACAGTGCGATCCTGAGACAGCACTTTTAGTATTAAAACAAATGCATTATGATGATGGAGACCAACCAATATTATATTCTGTAAACTACTTTAGAGCAGATAAATTTAGTTTCCATGTCATGCGCAAGCGTGTATAA
- the pgsA gene encoding CDP-diacylglycerol--glycerol-3-phosphate 3-phosphatidyltransferase encodes MNLPNKITVARVLLIPIFMVFLLAPLPLPVIEIYDMSLPVSHLIGALIFIFASATDWVDGYLARKLGQVTTLGKFLDPLADKLLVTAAFISLVELQLAPAWMVIVILSREFAVTGLRVIAAIDGAVIAASNIAKWKTTLQIIAISALILHNIPFGLISIPFAEITLWLAVIITIVSGVDYFVKNKHVMLKTK; translated from the coding sequence ATGAATTTACCTAATAAAATTACAGTAGCTCGTGTACTGTTAATACCTATTTTTATGGTATTTTTATTAGCACCTTTACCATTGCCTGTAATAGAAATTTACGATATGTCACTTCCCGTTTCACACTTAATCGGTGCTTTAATTTTTATTTTTGCCTCCGCTACTGATTGGGTTGACGGTTATTTAGCTCGTAAATTAGGCCAAGTTACGACTTTAGGAAAGTTTTTAGATCCATTAGCCGATAAACTATTAGTTACTGCAGCGTTTATTTCTTTAGTTGAGCTACAGTTAGCTCCAGCTTGGATGGTCATTGTCATTTTAAGTAGAGAATTTGCTGTTACAGGATTACGTGTCATTGCCGCTATTGATGGTGCCGTTATTGCAGCAAGCAATATTGCTAAGTGGAAAACGACACTTCAAATTATTGCTATTTCAGCGTTAATATTACATAACATTCCTTTTGGTTTAATAAGTATTCCGTTTGCTGAAATTACGCTTTGGCTTGCTGTTATTATTACTATTGTTTCAGGTGTAGATTATTTTGTTAAAAATAAACACGTAATGTTAAAAACAAAATAA